In a genomic window of Pangasianodon hypophthalmus isolate fPanHyp1 chromosome 1, fPanHyp1.pri, whole genome shotgun sequence:
- the mcl1b gene encoding induced myeloid leukemia cell differentiation protein Mcl-1b: protein MMFSPKDLSVTVPNVPSGCKEKPFAVVAPIPRPTLNLGISPENQRGLPDGSLPTSPESDCDEVPGVGCFLEHDTRELIVELFLLLTSSSRRCGRHNKVLHTMKRVVDSLLVKHELVYKGMLVKLGLDERGDDMSVISSVAKELFSDGITNWGRIASLLAFGAVVSQYEKQSGRGHCVSLVAEEISSYLLYNQKEWLLKNNSWEGFVEFFHVPDPESSVRTALTTFVTVAGIGAVLAYLTR from the exons ATGATGTTTAGTCCAAAGGATTTGTCTGTAACCGTGCCTAACGTTCCCTCAGGGTGCAAAGAAAAGCCGTTTGCGGTCGTCGCTCCTATTCCGAGACCCACACTGAATTTAGGAATTTCCCCAGAAAACCAGCGCGGTTTGCCCGATGGCTCTTTACCGACTTCCCCCGAGTCTGACTGCGACGAAGTGCCAGGCGTCGGCTGCTTCCTGGAGCACGACACGCGAGAGCTTATCGTCGAGTTATTTTTGCTCTTGACCTCTTCTTCTCGCCGTTGTGGACGACATAATAAGGTTTTACACACCATGAAGCGCGTTGTTGACAGCCTGCTGGTCAAGCACGAGCTTGTATATAAAG GGATGCTTGTAAAGCTGGGTTTGGACGAGAGAGGAGATGACATGAGTGTGATTAGCTCAGTGGCCAAGGAGCTCTTCAGTGACGGCATCACAAACTGGGGTCGCATTGCCAGCCTGCTCGCCTTTGGGGCAGTTGTGTCTCAGTATGAGAAGCAGTCTGGACGAGGGCACTGTGTAAGCCTTGTAGCAGAAGAGATCTCTTCCTATCTTCTGTACAATCAAAAGGAGTGGCTTCTGAAAAATAACTCATGG GAGGGCTTTGTGGAATTTTTTCACGTTCCTGATCCCGAATCTTCAGTGAGGACCGCATTAACGACCTTTGTTACTGTGGCAGGTATTGGGGCTGTTCTTGCCTATTTGACAAGATAA
- the ensab gene encoding endosulfine alpha b — MSDNQDTETLSGECCETQESQDPNSNPVRTEEAKLKAKYPNLGQKPGGSDFLMKRLQKGQKYFDSGDYNMAKAKMKNKQLPAATGPEKSIVTGDHIPTPQDLPQRKSSLVTSKLVG, encoded by the exons ATGTCAGATAACCAGGATACCGAGACGTTATCGGGAGAGTGCTGTGAGACACAG GAATCTCAGGACCCTAACTCAAATCCTGTGAGAACAGAGGAGGCCAAACTGAAAGCGAAGTATCCTAATTTGGGCCAGAAACCAGGAGGGTCAGACTTTCTGATGAAAAGACTTCAGAAAGGA caaaaGTACTTTGATTCAGGTGATTACAACATGGCCAAGGCAAAGATGAAGAATAAGCAACTACCGGCAGCAACTGGTCCAGAAAAGAGTATCGTCACCGGTGATCACATTCCAACTCCGCAGGACTTGCCGCAAAGAAAGTCGTCCTTAGTCACAAGCAAACTGGTTGGCTAA